In the Burkholderia cenocepacia genome, one interval contains:
- a CDS encoding IclR family transcriptional regulator, translated as MVKTTMSDAPEPAVPGDDESSGGGASSYLVPGLERGLRILAEFSAREPVLGAPELSKRIGIPRTTTFRLLQTLEALGFLERVNGDRYFRLGVGVLRLGFEYLNSLELTDLGTPVLERLRDSTGLSTHLLIRDQRDVVFVAKAQSNASMFGSVKVHVGTRLPAHATVHGHVLMGDLTRDALRQLYPEKKLEQFTERTPGTVDELYERVRHYARLGYAVSEAAFESGISAVTAPVRDHSGSIVAAITATVPRSEIGEAGEKERLVEAVCGAAVDLSQRLNYRPLESDPTFAHARHKVAMF; from the coding sequence ATGGTCAAGACAACGATGAGCGATGCACCTGAGCCGGCGGTGCCTGGCGACGACGAGTCGTCGGGCGGCGGCGCTTCGTCCTATCTGGTGCCGGGGCTCGAACGCGGGCTGCGGATCCTCGCCGAATTCTCCGCGCGCGAGCCCGTGCTCGGCGCACCCGAGCTGTCCAAGCGCATCGGCATTCCGCGCACGACCACGTTCCGCCTGCTGCAGACGCTCGAGGCGCTCGGCTTTCTCGAACGCGTGAACGGCGACCGCTATTTCCGGCTCGGCGTCGGCGTGTTGCGGCTCGGCTTCGAATACCTGAATTCGCTCGAACTGACCGATCTCGGCACGCCCGTGCTCGAACGGCTGCGCGATTCGACCGGCCTGTCGACGCACCTGCTGATCCGCGACCAGCGTGACGTGGTGTTCGTTGCGAAGGCGCAAAGCAATGCGTCGATGTTCGGTTCGGTGAAGGTGCACGTCGGCACGCGCCTGCCCGCGCATGCGACCGTGCACGGCCACGTGCTGATGGGCGACCTGACGCGCGATGCGCTGCGACAGCTCTATCCGGAGAAGAAACTCGAACAGTTCACCGAGCGTACGCCCGGTACCGTCGACGAGCTGTACGAACGCGTGCGTCATTACGCGCGGCTCGGCTATGCGGTCAGCGAGGCGGCGTTCGAGAGCGGCATTTCCGCGGTGACGGCGCCCGTGCGCGATCATTCGGGCTCGATCGTCGCGGCGATCACCGCGACGGTGCCGCGCTCGGAGATCGGCGAGGCCGGCGAGAAGGAGCGGCTCGTCGAAGCGGTGTGCGGTGCGGCGGTCGACCTGTCGCAACGGCTGAACTATCGTCCGCTCGAAAGCGACCCGACGTTCGCGCATGCGCGCCACAAGGTCGC